CGGTAATAAGAGAGCATACATCACTTTATATTTTTGGATCGTCCTTATCCATGACTTCCGCTTTTTGGAGAGGGGAATGGCGTCCGCTGCCAATTTCACTTGCATATCATCACCTCGTCTTTGTTTGTATTTGTATATTAGCACCCCCCTATCGGATAAATTTCTGAAATTTCAAGAATTTCTTATAAGATATTAAGGATGTGTGTCTTGGATCGTTCCAACAGCTCATACCGGAAAGTGGGACAAGAACTTGTATGGCTAAATAAAAAAAGCCGCTAAAATAGCGACTTTCAAATGGGACTATGTTCTTGTCTCTCGACAAGTGTTTAGAACGGCGAATCTTAACTAACAATAACATTTGTCTTTTTTCAATTGTTGACTTACAAAAAACATGCTGTTAATATTAGTTTCACAATCTAACCGTTAGACAATGAAACTAATCTCGTAAAGGAGCAATTAACTATGGATATGGATAGAAAGCAATTAGAACAACATATTGATCTGTATACTCAGAGAGCAATATCAATTTCAATAAGTATGCAATCTATTCAAAAGAATATTTCAAAAGATAGCAGTGTTACTCCAGACCAGTTTAATTTATTGAATGTCATTAATACGACTGATCATTGCACAGCCAGTTTTTTAGCTAAAGCACTTAATGTCAAGAAAAGTTCTATTACTGCTATCGTGAATCGATTAACGGATAAAGAATTAATTAAACGTGAGTACAATGAAAAAGATAAACGAGTGGTCTGGCTTGAATTAACAGAAAAAGGACAGCACATTGTGTTGGAAGAGAGACAGAAAATACTGGCTGTATTGATGCCTTTAGGAAATAAGCTCACTGTTAAAGAGCTGGAGGAATTAAACCAATATTTATCTGTGATTGATACACAATTAAATAATATAAAGAAGGATATGGTTAAAAATGAAATTTAGTATGAGGTTATACGGAGTTATTGTAGGGTTAATTACGATCTTATTGTCTTGGTCACAGTCATTTTTTATCAATTATCTTATCCCATTAGGAATCGTAGCCATGGTTGTGTCTGTAGTTAATATTCTAGTCGTTAAGAAGCACTTAAATGAAAAGATCTATCGTGCCTGGTTAGGTATCTCGGCTTTGTTTATAGCTACTGAAATCCTCTGGATGATATTTGATAAAATCGGATTATTTGTAGTTGCACAAGTTTCATTTGCAGTAACCGGGTTTGCATTAATTATTTTTGCATTAGGCATGCATAAGAAAATGAATCGAAGTTTCAAATCATTAACGTTGAGAATTAGCAAATGGGTTCTCGTCCTTGTTTTAATGTTGGGGACATCCATATTAATATTATTTACAGCTACGCCAAAGCCAGTTGCTTTATATTTGCAAAGCAGTTCTGGAGCAGAAAATACTTACACAACAGAACCATCTACTACCACAACTATTGATGGTAAATATCAGTTAACAACGAATATTCAATATGGAGATAAGTATCCAAGAAGTTTTTTAAATATCATTACACCCGATGGTCAATTGGATGAAGAACGTCCAACATACTTTTATGTGCACGGCGGTGGCTTTATAGCGGGAGATTCAATTGGAGGTGATCCTAACGCAGGAGCGGCTTCAAATACAATGTTATATCATTATGAATTAATGGTTGATCATGGTTATAATGTGGTGACCATAAATTATGCTTTAGCTCCAGAATATATACACCCTACACCCATAAAACAATTATCAGAAGCGGTGCAATATATGCAGCAAAATGGCAAACAGTACGGAATTAATATGAACAATGTAATCTTTGGCGGGGGAAGCGCAGGTGGATTTATCGCTGCAGACTTTGTGACAATTCAAGCTAACCCTGAGTATGCGAAAGAAATCGATATTAATCCTGTCATAGAGCTTACGGATATCAAAGCTTTAGTATTAGAAGTACCCATTCTTGACTTTAGTCGGGGCCATAGAACCGTAACCGAAGACATCGTGACTGACTATATTTTCGCTCAATCAGGAAGTGCATACATTGGTCAGCCGGTGGTTAGCGCTGATAAAGATATCTTACAATCCTTAAATGTAATACCAAGAGCGACGAGTAATTTCCCTCCAACTTTTATAACGGATGGAAACACGGGGACATTCACAGATCAGGCTGAAGATTATTATAACCGCTTAAAAGAATTAGGGGTCAAGACAGATTTATATATTCCTGATATCCATGAGAGCAAAGAAGTTCATGGATATATGAACACGATTGATACTAAAGCAACTCGAACTTATATTCAGAGAAAATTAGCCTTCTTGGATAGTTTAGATTAATGGTGTTAGACATTTATAAACAAAAAGTCGTTGCCTACTTATCACTTAGGCAACGAATCAACATCTAGGCGTACAATCGTTAAAAGGCTCTATGGACGTAAACTCCACAAACATACCCAGCTATAGCTTGATGATATAGCTGGGTATCATTTTGTTGATCTATACTTCTCCCCAAAAAATCTCAGTTTCATAATCGAATTCAACAATACCATCTTGATTATTTTTATCAAATAAATTCCGCAGTTCTGTCATCATAGGATCGTAATTTGCATGCCCGGGTACAGGGCTGTAGGAAGATGATAGCAAACGGCCTTTCAAACCCTCGAAATCGAACTCCTGACTCATTCTGAATCGCATTTCATGCATTGAACCTTCCTTGAAAAAAGAGAGCAGAATCGTCTTAGAAATATTTTTATGATTGACTTTTTCGTAGTCGGTTCCGTATGTATGAAGCAGTTGATTGTACTCTTCACGAAATGGAGTACCGTTTGTAAGACGTGAATTCCAGATGAGTATTACTCTCCCACCTGGCCGTAAAATTCTGCGAAACTCCATTTGGGCTGCGGAGCGATCGAACCAATGAAACGCCTGAGCGCAGACAATAAAATCAACCGACTCATCAGGTAACCCAGTAGATTCTGCAGAACCTGATGTACTCTGAAATTTCGGATTACTTTCTAACATTTGCTCGGCGGCTTCCCGCATTGCCTGATTTGGCTCGACCGCGATAACATAGCTTCCGCGTTCCAGAAGTAGCTTTGAGATGATCCCAGTACCTGAACCGATGTCTGCTATGTTGCTGTTCGCACGTAAACCGACGACGTCGTACAAATGGTCAATAGCCTCTTTGGGATAGCTCGGGCGGTATTTCAAATACGAATCGACCCGACTCGAAAACCGTTCTCTGTTGTTCATCGATCGTCACGCTCCCATCAATATTTTGACATCCTATATATCGGCCTCAGTAACAGCTTCAAAATCTTACTGCCCCAAAAAGCAAATACCGTCGTTCCGGTCCATGAACTGCGCTTATCTTGGCTGTATTGATCGTTGATCATATAAGTCCGAGTCGAAATAGGACTCTTCAGACCGAACTGTTCCCATTTCGCCGGATCATTCGAACCTCCGAGTTTTCTAAGCATATTCGCCGACTCATGATCTATTTTAGCCGGAATTTGCTCGAATGCTTGGGTGATTTGCGTATGAAACTCGTCGATCGGGTTGCGACTGGTAATGCTCTGGAGATGGATGCTTTCACGAATGTAAGAAACGTATGCCAGATGGTCAGCCCAGAACTCGTCGATATAAAAAAGCCGTACCCGCTGCTCTGAAGGACTCATCTTCCTCTCGCCTTTCAATATTTCGAGCCGCTCCTCGTAAAGGATTCGCCGCTGATCCTCCACCATATCCGAATAACTGTTCAATTCCCGCTGAATATCGAAGTTTTGGCCAATAATCACGCGCTGAATATGCTCGATTTTGCTGCGGAGCGCCGGATCATCAAGAACCTCGTCC
This window of the Paenibacillus marchantiae genome carries:
- a CDS encoding class I SAM-dependent methyltransferase, whose product is MNNRERFSSRVDSYLKYRPSYPKEAIDHLYDVVGLRANSNIADIGSGTGIISKLLLERGSYVIAVEPNQAMREAAEQMLESNPKFQSTSGSAESTGLPDESVDFIVCAQAFHWFDRSAAQMEFRRILRPGGRVILIWNSRLTNGTPFREEYNQLLHTYGTDYEKVNHKNISKTILLSFFKEGSMHEMRFRMSQEFDFEGLKGRLLSSSYSPVPGHANYDPMMTELRNLFDKNNQDGIVEFDYETEIFWGEV
- a CDS encoding MarR family winged helix-turn-helix transcriptional regulator; translation: MDMDRKQLEQHIDLYTQRAISISISMQSIQKNISKDSSVTPDQFNLLNVINTTDHCTASFLAKALNVKKSSITAIVNRLTDKELIKREYNEKDKRVVWLELTEKGQHIVLEERQKILAVLMPLGNKLTVKELEELNQYLSVIDTQLNNIKKDMVKNEI
- a CDS encoding alpha/beta hydrolase; translated protein: MKFSMRLYGVIVGLITILLSWSQSFFINYLIPLGIVAMVVSVVNILVVKKHLNEKIYRAWLGISALFIATEILWMIFDKIGLFVVAQVSFAVTGFALIIFALGMHKKMNRSFKSLTLRISKWVLVLVLMLGTSILILFTATPKPVALYLQSSSGAENTYTTEPSTTTTIDGKYQLTTNIQYGDKYPRSFLNIITPDGQLDEERPTYFYVHGGGFIAGDSIGGDPNAGAASNTMLYHYELMVDHGYNVVTINYALAPEYIHPTPIKQLSEAVQYMQQNGKQYGINMNNVIFGGGSAGGFIAADFVTIQANPEYAKEIDINPVIELTDIKALVLEVPILDFSRGHRTVTEDIVTDYIFAQSGSAYIGQPVVSADKDILQSLNVIPRATSNFPPTFITDGNTGTFTDQAEDYYNRLKELGVKTDLYIPDIHESKEVHGYMNTIDTKATRTYIQRKLAFLDSLD